A single region of the Triticum dicoccoides isolate Atlit2015 ecotype Zavitan chromosome 2B, WEW_v2.0, whole genome shotgun sequence genome encodes:
- the LOC119364739 gene encoding eIF-2-alpha kinase GCN2-like: protein MGHSARKKKKKGGAGRKAAKDHAAQLEGDQTALTDELTALAAIFLEDFKITSQSPHTRFSICIRPYSDGMGFGDLNVSAILDVICFAGYPHKCPKLRIIPEKNLCKEDADRLLSLLSDQANIYSREGRVMIFDLVEAAQEFLSEIAPATDSTSTAPHLGSSTIQEITDADVNASLDSGPYPGIFYIYNSFDLYGQLYEDNSWQRQGFDPTTDNARKNIGSQVNSNVRSKRKTVDEKSRFSADKINAAKSSSQDNAEHAMKHGVVREVVPSLPAVAEETDNDSKTLSTSNGGGMADTPERSFSSVHESEDSDLADDGWNDADSAPDSGSSNAPSHVSDMFDDASQNKKRDLILVHLLRLACASKDSLSAALPVISSELCNIGVLSEWAKQLISESPAVFGETFDHVFGQQMISSECSLFWRADNSSSRPNSRYLNDFEELRSLGQGGFGRVALCKNKLDGRQYAVKKIRLKDKSPQVNEKILREVATLSRLQHQHVVRYYQAWVETEYGQRHVVNTGGSRTAESSMYSFDEISLSDAGAGNKQESTYLYIQMEYCPRTLRQDFETYSSSFNVDHAWHLFRQIVEGLAHVHSQGIIHRDLTPSNIFFDVRNDIKIGDFGLAKFLKLEQLDHDQYIPTEGMGVSMDGTGQVGTYFYTAPEVEQKWPQINEKVDMYSAGVIFFELWHPFSTAMERHLVLTDLKQKGESPMSWSTQFPGQSNLLKRLLCPSPSERPSAIELLQNDLPPRMEDEWLNDVLRMIQTPEDTYVYDRVISTIFNEDRLVAKMQCQHESSKKSTCKNDNSELLDSIIEVSKEVFKRHCAKRFQISPLHTLDGKFTENSGQTVKILTQGGEMLELCYEQRTPFVMNVAANQLSSCKRYEISWVHRRAVGHSTPYRFLQGDFDIIGGSSPITQAEVIKVALDLVRRFYNSKAIVIRLNHSKLAEAVCSWAGVPQERRQNVAEFLSSTLVQYCPNKADRKSQWSLIRGQLLQDLRLSEEVVEKLHKADQRFCGSADLVLARLRGTLFYDKSACKALDDLSTFLKYLRIWSVEEHIAIDVLMPPSDYYYTDMFFQIYSKEGNPVLSSHEKLLAVGGRYDMLMENAWDKTHKTKPPGAVGVSIALEKFLPNNPSSDVGLPRIENSISVLVCSKGGGGLLNERMELVAELWEANIKAQFVPQEDPSLQEQYEYASDHDIKCLVFITEAGLSQTDLVKVRHLDARKEKDVEKEEIVKFLSEAISLQFKNPTIWS, encoded by the exons ATGGGGCAcagcgcgaggaagaagaagaagaagggcggcGCCGGGCGCAAGGCGGCCAAGGACCACGCCGCGCAGCTCGAGGGCGACCAGACCGCGCTCACGGACGAGCTCACGGCGCT GGCTGCAATTTTTCTCGAGGACTTCAAAATAACTTCACAATCACCTCACACCCGATTTAGCATATGTATCAG GCCTTACTCTGACGGCATGGGCTTTGGAGATTTAAATGTTTCGGCTATTCTTGATGTAAT TTGCTTTGCTGGTTACCCCCACAAGTGCCCAAAGTTGCGAATCATACCTGAGAAAAACTTGTGTAAAGAAGATGCTGATCGGCTACTTTCCCTTCTTTCTGACCAG GCAAACATTTATTCCCGAGAAGGGCGTGTTATGATTTTCGATTTGGTAGAGGCTGCCCAAGAATTCCTGTCAGAAATTGCTCCAGCTACTGATTCAACGAGTACT GCTCCTCACTTAGGTTCAAGTACAATACAGGAAATAACTGACGCAGATGTGAATGCTAGCCTTGACAGTGGTCCTTATCCTGGAATCTTTTACATCTATAACTCATTCGATTTGTATGGTCAACTATATGAAGACAATAGTTGGCAAAGGCAAGGTTTCGACCCAACAACTGATAATGCCAGGAAAAATATTGGATCTCAAGTCAATTCAAATGTTAGAAGCAAGAGGAAAACAGTCGACGAGAAATCCCGTTTTTCAGCTGATAAGATCAATGCTGCAAAAAGTTCATCTCAGGATAATGCTGAGCATGCCATGAAGCATGGTGTTGTACGAGAGGTAGTTCCAAGTTTACCTGCTGTTGCAGAGGAAACTGATAATGACAGCAAAACTTTGTCCACAAGCAACGGAGGAGGTATGGCAGATACTCCAGAGAGGAGTTTCAGCAGTGTACATGAATCCGAG GACTCTGACCTTGCAGATGACGGTTGGAATGATGCAGATTCTGCTCCAGACTCTGGCTCTTCAAATGCGCCATCTCATGTTTCAGACATGTTTGATGATGCTTCGCAAAATAAGAAAAGGGACTTAATTCTG GTACACTTGCTTCGGTTAGCCTGTGCGTCAAAAGATTCTCTTTCGGCTGCTTTGCCAGTAATATCATCGGAGTTATGCAACATAGGG GTTCTTTCTGAATGGGCTAAGCAATTAATTTCTGAATCTCCTGCTGTTTTTGGGGAAACTTTTGATCATGTTTTTGGGCAGCAAATG ATATCTTCAGAGTGCTCTCTATTTTGGAGGGCTGACAATTCCTCATCTAGGCCAAATTCCCGTTATTTAAATGATTTTGAAGAGCTCCGTTCACTTG GTCAGGGGGGCTTTGGCCGTGTGGCATTGTGTAAAAACAAGCTCGATGGACGCCAATATGCTGTAAAGAAGATACGCCTCAAGGATAAAAGTCCTCAAGTGAACGAAAAGATTCTAAG AGAAGTTGCCACACTTTCACGACTGCAGCATCAGCATGTTGTTCGGTACTACCAG GCATGGGTTGAAACTGAATATGGTCAACGTCATGTTGTGAACACTGGGGGGTCCCGCACTGCTGAGAGCTCTATGTATAGTTTCGATGAGATCAGCTTATCAGACGCAGGTGCTGGAAATAAGCAGGAATCCACGTACTTGTACATCCAAATGGAGTATTGTCCTAG AACCCTGCGACAGGACTTTGAGACATATAGTTCATCTTTCAATGTCGACCATGCATGGCACCTATTTCGACAAATCGTGGAAGGCCTAGCACATGTTCATAGTCAAGGCATCATACACCGGGACTTGACACCTAGCAACATATTTTTTGATGTGCGCAACGATATCAAAATTGGTGATTTTGGTCTTG CCAAATTTCTAAAGCTGGAGCAGCTGGATCATGACCAATATATTCCTACTGAAGGAATGGGCGTTTCAATGGATGGAACAGGTCAAGTAGGCACCTATTTTTATACTGCACCAGAGGTAGAACAGAAGTGGCCACAGATAAACGAAAAG GTTGACATGTACAGTGCGGGTGTGATATTCTTTGAGCTTTGGCATCCATTTTCAACAGCAATGGAAAGACATCTTGTTCTCACTGATCTTAAACAGAAAGGCGAGTCTCCAATGTCATGGTCAACACAATTTCCTGGTCAGTCAAATCTATTAAAACGCTTACTGTGTCCAAGCCCGTCCGAacgtccatctgcgattgagctttTGCAAAATGACTTGCCTCCTCGGATGGAGGACGAGTGGTTAAATG ATGTACTTAGAATGATACAGACACCAGAAGACACTTACGTTTATGATCGAGTTATATCTACAATATTTAATGAAGATCGACTGGTCGCCAAAATGCAATGTCAGCATGAAAGCAGTAAGAAATCCACTTGTAAAAATGATAACAGTGAACTCTTGGATTCCATTATTGAGGTTAGCAAAGAGGTTTTTAAGCGACATTGTGCTAAAAGGTTCCAGATATCACCCTTGCATACATTGGATGGGAAATTTACTGAAAATAG TGGACAGACAGTGAAGATCCTAACGCAAGGAGGAGAGATGCTAGAACTTTGCTATGAGCAGCGAACGCCATTTGTTATGAACGTTGCTGCTAACCAG TTATCATCATGTAAGCGTTATGAAATATCATGGGTTCACAGAAGAGCAGTTGGCCATTCAACTCCTtatcgttttcttcag GGTGATTTTGACATCATTGGAGGTTCTTCACCAATAACACAGGCCGAAGTTATCAAG GTAGCTTTGGACCTTGTGAGACGTTTTTACAATTCGAAGGCAATTGTTATTCGGCTGAATCACAGCAAACTCGCTGAAGCAGTTTGTTCCTGGGCAGGAGTTCCTCAGGAACGAAGACAGAATGTTGCTGAG TTTCTATCTTCTACGCTTGTTCAATATTGCCCAAATAAGGCGGATCGTAAGTCACAGTGGAGTTTGATTCGAGGGCAACTATTACAG GATCTTCGTCTTTCTGAAGAAGTTGTTGAGAAGCTACATAAAGCAGATCAACGTTTTTGTGGATCTGCAGATCTAGTACTTGCTAGATTAAGAGGGACTCTTTTCTATG ATAAATCTGCTTGCAAGGCTCTTGATGATCTCTCCACTTTCCTCAAATATTTGAGGATATGGTCAGTTGAAGAACATATTGCTATTGACGTACTTATGCCTCCTTCAGACTATTACTACACAGATATGTTTTTTCAG ATATACTCAAAAGAAGGTAATCCTGTGTTGAGTTCCCATGAAAAGTTGCTTGCTGTTGGAGGACGATATGATATGTTGATGGAAAATGCTTGGGATAAGACACAT AAAACCAAACCCCCGGGTGCTGTTGGTGTGAGCATTGCACTTGAGAAATTCCTTCCTAATAATCCTTCATCTGACGTTGGGTTGCCAAG GATTGAAAATAGCATCAGTGTACTTGTCTGTTCAAAGGGTGGCGGTGGACTCTTAAACGAGCGCATGGAACTTGTTGCAGAACTTTGGGAAGCTAACATAAAG GCCCAGTTTGTTCCTCAGGAAGACCCAAGTCTTCAAGAACAATATGAGTACGCCAGTGATCATGACATCAAATGCCTTGTATTTATCACTGAAGCAGGTCTTTCGCAAACAGATCTTGTGAAG GTTAGACATCTCGATGCAAGAAAGGAGAAAGATGTTGAAAAGGAAGAAATTGTGAAGTTCCTGTCTGAAGCAATATCTTTACAGTTCAAAAATCCTACAATCTGGAGCTGA